The following proteins are co-located in the Trichormus variabilis 0441 genome:
- a CDS encoding DUF11 domain-containing protein has translation MKGVLIAGVGAFALIATAPFIDHLPGSVVAQSIKNQPQLQLRLGAEKQVISKDQQGKQKVAWQALQGQAVVQPGDVLRYTLNGENKSDRSIKNLTLNQPIPKGMVYVLKSVDISNTEAKITYSIDGGRSFVENPTVKVILPGGKAEIKPAPATAYTNIRLQLPLVAAKTTVKATYLTQVR, from the coding sequence ATGAAGGGTGTTCTTATCGCTGGTGTGGGTGCATTTGCGCTGATTGCTACCGCACCATTTATCGATCACTTACCAGGAAGTGTAGTTGCTCAAAGTATTAAAAATCAACCACAGTTGCAATTGCGCTTAGGGGCGGAAAAACAGGTTATTAGCAAGGATCAGCAGGGGAAACAGAAGGTTGCTTGGCAAGCATTACAAGGTCAAGCTGTAGTACAGCCTGGAGATGTGCTGCGTTATACCTTAAATGGCGAAAATAAAAGCGATCGCTCAATCAAAAATTTGACTCTCAACCAACCGATTCCCAAAGGCATGGTATATGTGCTGAAATCAGTTGATATTTCCAATACAGAAGCCAAAATTACTTACAGCATTGATGGCGGTCGCAGTTTTGTTGAGAACCCCACAGTTAAAGTTATCCTCCCTGGCGGTAAAGCTGAAATTAAACCAGCTCCAGCTACTGCTTATACAAACATTCGTTTGCAACTGCCATTAGTAGCAGCTAAAACTACGGTTAAGGCGACCTATTTAACCCAGGTGCGTTAA
- the thrC gene encoding threonine synthase codes for MTQATSTPTQTSNATLSALKCKECGAEYELKATHVCEYCFGPLEVKYDYNALRLSVTREKIQAGPNSIWRYRPFLPVTTDNVIDVGTGMTPLVRSHRLARRLGLNKLYIKNDAVNMPTLSFKDRVVSVALSRARELGFTTVSCASTGNLANSTAAIAAHAGLDCCVFIPADLEAGKILGSLIYSPTLMAVKGNYDQVNRLCSEVANTHGWGFVNINLRPYYSEGSKTLGFEVAEQLGWELPDHVVAPLASGSLFTKIYKGFQEFVEVGLVEGKKVRFSGAQAEGCSPIAQAFKEDRDFIKPVKPNTIAKSIAIGNPADGVYAVDIAKKTGGNIESVNDAEIIEGIKLLAETEGIFTETAGGTTVAVLKKLVEAGKIDPDETTVVYITGNGLKTQEAVQGYVGEPLTIDAKLDSFERALERSRTLDRLEWQQVLV; via the coding sequence ATGACGCAGGCAACATCTACACCCACCCAAACAAGCAATGCCACTCTTTCAGCTTTGAAGTGTAAGGAATGTGGCGCAGAATATGAACTGAAGGCTACTCATGTGTGTGAGTACTGCTTTGGGCCGTTGGAAGTGAAGTATGACTACAATGCCTTGCGTCTCTCTGTGACCCGTGAAAAAATCCAAGCTGGGCCAAACTCAATTTGGCGTTATCGCCCCTTCCTACCCGTCACAACTGACAATGTAATTGATGTGGGAACGGGTATGACTCCCCTGGTACGTTCCCATCGTCTTGCCCGTCGCCTGGGTCTAAACAAGCTTTACATCAAAAATGATGCGGTGAATATGCCCACCCTCAGCTTTAAGGATCGGGTGGTGTCCGTCGCCCTTTCTCGCGCTAGAGAGTTGGGATTTACCACAGTTTCTTGTGCTAGCACGGGTAACTTAGCAAATTCTACAGCTGCGATCGCCGCCCATGCCGGTTTAGATTGCTGCGTGTTCATCCCCGCAGACTTAGAAGCAGGGAAAATTCTGGGTAGCTTAATCTACAGTCCTACCCTCATGGCAGTGAAAGGTAACTACGACCAAGTAAATCGCCTCTGCTCGGAAGTGGCTAATACACATGGTTGGGGCTTTGTCAATATCAACTTGCGCCCATACTATTCCGAAGGTTCCAAAACTTTGGGCTTTGAAGTGGCTGAACAACTAGGCTGGGAACTACCTGATCATGTTGTTGCACCTTTGGCTTCTGGTTCATTGTTCACCAAAATCTATAAAGGCTTCCAAGAGTTTGTGGAAGTTGGTTTAGTGGAAGGTAAGAAAGTCCGCTTTAGTGGCGCGCAGGCGGAAGGTTGTTCACCCATTGCTCAAGCCTTTAAAGAAGACAGAGACTTTATTAAACCCGTGAAACCGAATACAATTGCCAAATCAATTGCGATCGGTAATCCAGCAGATGGCGTTTATGCTGTTGATATCGCTAAGAAAACTGGCGGTAATATTGAATCAGTAAATGATGCAGAAATTATCGAAGGCATCAAATTACTGGCAGAAACAGAAGGCATATTTACAGAAACAGCTGGTGGTACAACCGTTGCTGTGCTGAAAAAATTGGTAGAAGCCGGCAAAATTGATCCAGATGAAACTACCGTGGTTTACATTACTGGCAATGGTTTGAAAACCCAAGAAGCTGTACAAGGCTATGTTGGCGAACCTTTGACAATTGATGCCAAGCTCGATAGTTTTGAGCGTGCTTTAGAGCGTTCACGTACCCTCGACCGCTTAGAATGGCAACAAGTCCTCGTTTAG
- a CDS encoding MoaD/ThiS family protein → MAVKVLVPTALQNFTNNQAALESSGSSIAELLDSLEKSFPGIKARLCDDNGQPRRFLNLYVNSEDIRFLDGTATPLKDGDEVSIVPAVAGG, encoded by the coding sequence ATGGCTGTAAAAGTTTTAGTCCCCACCGCTCTGCAAAATTTCACAAATAATCAAGCTGCTTTAGAATCTAGTGGTAGCAGTATTGCAGAACTCCTAGATTCTTTAGAAAAAAGCTTTCCCGGTATTAAAGCGCGGTTGTGCGATGACAATGGACAGCCACGGCGTTTTTTGAATTTATACGTCAACAGCGAAGATATCCGCTTTTTAGATGGGACAGCTACACCGTTGAAAGATGGTGATGAAGTCAGTATTGTCCCTGCTGTAGCGGGTGGTTGA
- a CDS encoding low specificity L-threonine aldolase, with product MNSNLEQFASDNYAGICPEAMDYMIKANQGSAPAYGNDEWTQKAADYFRELFEIDCEVFFTFNGTAANSLSLAALCQSYHSVICHETAHIETDECGAPEFASNGSKLLLAKGENGKLTPQEIESVITKRADIHYPKPKVISITQATELGTLYSIEELLAIKEVAHKYQLKIHMDGARFANSVAAMNKSPAEMSWKSGVDVLCFCGTKNGMALGEAIIFFNRALAEDFDYRCKQAGQLASKMRFISAPWLGLLETGAWLKNARYANQCAAYLENELLKIEGVEIMFPREANAVFVKLPEQVINDLKAKNWLFYTFIGVGGVRFMCSWNTTKGRIDELIGDIKTGLG from the coding sequence ATTAATAGCAACTTAGAACAGTTTGCCAGTGACAATTACGCGGGTATTTGTCCAGAAGCAATGGACTACATGATTAAAGCTAATCAAGGTAGTGCGCCAGCTTATGGAAATGATGAATGGACACAAAAAGCAGCAGACTATTTTCGAGAACTTTTTGAAATTGATTGCGAAGTATTTTTTACTTTTAACGGTACAGCTGCAAATTCATTATCTTTAGCTGCGCTTTGTCAGTCATATCACAGCGTGATTTGTCATGAGACAGCACATATAGAAACAGATGAATGTGGCGCACCAGAGTTTGCTTCTAATGGTTCTAAGCTGTTACTCGCTAAAGGCGAAAATGGTAAGTTAACACCACAGGAGATAGAGTCTGTAATCACGAAACGGGCTGATATTCATTATCCTAAACCAAAAGTTATTAGTATTACTCAAGCTACAGAATTAGGAACTTTGTATTCTATAGAAGAACTTTTAGCTATTAAAGAAGTTGCCCACAAGTATCAATTAAAAATTCACATGGACGGCGCGCGCTTTGCCAATTCAGTCGCAGCCATGAATAAAAGTCCAGCAGAGATGAGTTGGAAAAGTGGTGTGGATGTATTGTGTTTTTGCGGGACAAAAAATGGTATGGCATTAGGGGAAGCAATTATATTTTTTAACCGAGCCTTGGCAGAAGACTTTGATTATCGTTGCAAACAAGCGGGACAATTAGCATCAAAAATGCGGTTTATTTCTGCGCCGTGGTTAGGTTTGTTAGAAACTGGCGCGTGGTTAAAAAATGCTCGATACGCGAATCAATGTGCGGCTTATTTAGAGAATGAATTGTTAAAGATAGAAGGTGTGGAAATTATGTTTCCCCGTGAAGCTAATGCAGTTTTTGTTAAACTGCCAGAGCAAGTTATTAATGACTTAAAAGCAAAAAATTGGCTATTTTATACTTTCATAGGGGTGGGTGGCGTACGCTTTATGTGTTCTTGGAATACTACCAAAGGCAGAATTGATGAATTGATTGGAGATATTAAAACAGGATTGGGCTAA